A section of the Agrococcus sp. SGAir0287 genome encodes:
- a CDS encoding sensor histidine kinase: protein MTIGLLIAGVGTMTVVRQSLLDGTDRDLQFALATYDDLEVASLDIDSGACQLDGIPATYYLALLDANGAILCRNSPGGEESPGLPDLDGVSLAYVASTTEPFSVPSHNRESSWRVDVLPLVLDDDGRLATLAVAVGLDRVENTWRSFVIVYAGFALLAVLLGAAFTRVLADTALRQLRTVAQVAERFADGDYETRLDPGDPRTEVGSLRQSLNGMLARVETALEQRDESVTQMRQFVGDASHELRTPLVSVRGYAELYRMGAIQRPEDVASAMDRIEREAKRMGSLVEDLLTLARLDERRPLQLRPLDIVPLVDDAVNDARVSAQDRAFQMLAIDPDAQVAVDPAAAPAELFSPPPVAPPAVVLADENSMRQVLANLVGNALRYTQEGSPVELGVGVSWRRREAVVHVIDHGEGVPPALRRKIFQRFYRADKSRARDTGGSGLGLAIVQGIVAAHGGRIDVIETPGGGATFRIAIPLADDRALLELTERIRPDQTGSTDVRPQARRGEPGEQPPSS, encoded by the coding sequence ATGACGATCGGCCTGCTCATCGCAGGCGTGGGCACCATGACGGTCGTGCGCCAGTCGCTGCTCGACGGCACCGACCGCGACCTGCAGTTCGCGCTGGCGACGTACGACGACCTCGAGGTCGCGAGCCTCGACATCGACTCCGGCGCGTGCCAGCTCGACGGCATCCCCGCGACCTACTACCTCGCGCTGCTCGACGCCAACGGCGCCATCCTGTGCCGCAACAGCCCCGGCGGCGAGGAGTCGCCCGGGCTGCCGGACCTCGACGGGGTCTCGCTCGCGTACGTCGCGAGCACGACGGAGCCGTTCAGCGTGCCGTCGCACAACCGCGAGAGCAGCTGGCGCGTCGACGTGCTCCCCCTCGTGCTCGACGACGACGGACGGCTCGCGACGCTCGCCGTCGCGGTGGGACTCGATCGCGTCGAGAACACGTGGCGCTCGTTCGTGATCGTGTACGCGGGCTTCGCCCTGCTCGCGGTGCTGCTCGGCGCGGCCTTCACGCGCGTGCTCGCCGACACGGCGCTGCGCCAGCTGCGCACGGTCGCGCAGGTCGCGGAGCGCTTCGCCGACGGCGACTACGAGACCCGGCTCGACCCCGGCGATCCGCGCACGGAGGTCGGCAGCCTGCGCCAGTCGCTGAACGGCATGCTCGCGCGCGTCGAGACGGCCCTCGAGCAGCGCGACGAGTCGGTGACGCAGATGCGACAGTTCGTCGGCGACGCGAGCCACGAGCTGCGCACGCCGCTCGTGTCCGTGCGCGGCTACGCCGAGCTCTACCGCATGGGCGCGATCCAGCGGCCGGAGGACGTCGCGAGCGCGATGGATCGCATCGAGCGCGAGGCGAAGCGGATGGGCTCGCTCGTCGAGGACCTCCTGACGCTCGCTCGGCTCGACGAGCGCCGGCCGCTGCAGCTTCGGCCCCTCGACATCGTGCCGCTCGTCGACGACGCGGTGAACGACGCCCGCGTCTCGGCGCAGGATCGCGCGTTCCAGATGCTCGCGATCGATCCGGACGCGCAGGTGGCCGTCGACCCGGCCGCCGCGCCCGCGGAGCTCTTCTCCCCACCGCCCGTCGCGCCCCCCGCCGTCGTGCTCGCCGACGAGAACTCGATGCGCCAGGTGCTCGCGAACCTCGTCGGCAACGCCCTGCGCTACACGCAGGAGGGCTCGCCCGTCGAGCTCGGCGTCGGCGTCTCCTGGCGACGGCGCGAGGCGGTCGTGCACGTCATCGACCACGGCGAGGGCGTGCCGCCGGCGCTGCGGCGCAAGATCTTCCAGCGCTTCTACCGGGCCGACAAGTCGCGCGCGCGCGACACGGGCGGCTCGGGCCTCGGGCTCGCGATCGTGCAGGGCATCGTCGCAGCGCACGGCGGCCGCATCGACGTCATCGAGACGCCCGGCGGCGGCGCGACGTTCCGCATCGCCATCCCGCTCGCCGACGACCGCGCGCTCCTGGAGCTCACCGAGCGCATCCGTCCCGACCAGACGGGGTCGACGGAC
- a CDS encoding response regulator transcription factor — MTDQSPKILVVDDEPHIRDLLTTSLRFSGFEVRSVGAGAAAISAVLEDEPDLILLDVMLPDINGFGVTKRLRASGFTSPILFLTAKDDTEDKVTGLTVGGDDYVTKPFSLDEIIARIKAILRRTRAEDDDATLRIGEVVMNQDTHEVTVGDEEIELSPTEFKLLRYLMLNPNRVLSKTQILDHVWEYDFNGDVGIVESYISYLRRKVDGHTSEPMIITKRGFGYMLKAPKSA; from the coding sequence ATGACCGACCAGTCCCCGAAGATCCTCGTCGTCGACGACGAGCCGCACATCCGCGACCTGCTCACGACGAGCCTGCGCTTCAGCGGGTTCGAGGTGCGCTCGGTGGGCGCGGGCGCCGCAGCCATCTCCGCGGTGCTCGAGGACGAGCCGGACCTCATCCTGCTCGACGTCATGCTGCCCGACATCAACGGCTTCGGCGTCACGAAGCGCCTGCGCGCCTCGGGCTTCACGTCGCCCATCCTGTTCCTCACCGCCAAGGACGACACGGAGGACAAGGTCACGGGCCTCACGGTCGGCGGCGACGACTACGTCACGAAGCCGTTCTCGCTCGACGAGATCATCGCGCGCATCAAGGCCATCCTGCGCCGCACGCGCGCGGAGGACGACGACGCGACGCTGCGCATCGGCGAGGTCGTCATGAACCAGGACACGCACGAGGTGACCGTCGGCGACGAGGAGATCGAGCTCTCGCCCACGGAGTTCAAGCTGCTGCGCTACCTCATGCTCAACCCGAACCGCGTGCTGTCGAAGACGCAGATCCTCGACCACGTCTGGGAGTACGACTTCAACGGCGACGTCGGCATCGTCGAGTCGTACATCTCGTACCTTCGCCGCAAGGTCGACGGGCACACGAGCGAGCCCATGATCATCACGAAGCGCGGGTTCGGGTACATGCTCAAGGCTCCGAAGTCCGCGTAG